The following nucleotide sequence is from Cucumis melo cultivar AY chromosome 1, USDA_Cmelo_AY_1.0, whole genome shotgun sequence.
TGCTGTTAGATGGATGGAAATTGACAACAGTCTCGACTCTTGAGTTGTTTGATGGCttttattttatgtttcttTGGAGTAAGAAACACTTTTATTGGAATAATTTCTAAGAACAGTTTAAGAGAGATAGAGAAAGAGTAgaagttttattttataaattagcCAATGGTTTTAACATAACATCACACAATGGGAGAGATATTAACTTGGCCTCTTGGAGTTGGGGACAATTAGGGGCATTTGAGCTAAGTAGTCAGTTGTTATAGTCTTAAGTGTTGGTTATTAATATTGTTTTTGGAAGGGAATGACCTTATGGACAAGACTTACAAATCAATATAGTCTTAGACAAGATTTATAAATTAGGGCATCTGAGACATAAAGTTGGTTACTATAATCTTAGATTATTATAGTTGAGTTACAATAAGTTATGTTTGAGACttagattattttaatttagagtgtaagctaaaagaaaattagttcTGCTTTATATatctttgtttttaattttcacATGGTTAGTTTCTTTGGTATTTGGAGTGTCCATGCTAAGAAATTACTATCCTTAGCAAAATTATGACTCGTTTTGGAGgttcaaaatagaaaatgaaacCCTTATAGAAACAATTTTGGTAACCGACCTTTTGTGGATGTCATTTCAATTGTCTTTGTTACCCATCTAGCTCTCGAGTCTTCGGTCTTGCTCATTGGCTCTCGCTCTTTAAGTGCTTGCATGATGTTGTAGTGTCTTTCATGCCGGTTTTCTAGGCCCCATTTATAGAACGTTACGGGATTACTTCTAATCCTATTAAGACTTGAAATCAACATTTAAAGGAATCACTCCTCGAAATTAGCATTTAAAGAAACCACTCATTTACTTACTCTATGGGGAAGGAGTGAATCCATCTTATGAAGTTATGCTTCTATCTCCCCATTTAATCAAGTCACATAAATGGTAAACTGATTGAATAGACAACCCGAGCCAATCGCATGAATACAAATCAAAGGGCATGACCTTACAAACAAGAGTTACAAATCAAAGAACACGACCTTACAAACGAGAATTTGTAACTACTATAATTAAGGTTGAATCGTACATGATCATTCCACGAAATATTCAAAATTAACGAATTTACAAATAGAGATTAATTATTTCACAATTCGGTCTAATACAAGCTCTTTGTATTGGATACCGCTCACATATCTGAACAATTTGGATCAAACAATTTGTAACTATTACAAAATGAGTTGTATTCAAAGTGTCATTAACCTTAAATACTTATAGTATTACATAttcaataattaaattaatttaactagATAACTACGAGACTTTATGACATAAATCACATGTTGGACTTTCTTTTTACTCGTTGTACATCAATATTctcaagtgttgctcccatgGCTCGATTATTGAGAAAACACTTCTAAACAACATCAAAGCAAACAATTAAAATGTAAACCAGCCTAAGACCCTTGAAACAATACTTTTCAAGTGCTATCACTCATTGTGAAATAGTCCCTCAAGCTCAAGTGTGAATTCCAAGTCCAATAAAACTTATTAGCTTGTCCTTCCTTAGAAGGCCATATATACTAAATGTGGGGGTAAATTGATTGGTATACACAACAATAGAACATGAAAGCTAAATATGGCTTTGATGGAGATGAGTCAAACAAttcaaggaaaaaagaaaagaaaaagaaaaagaaaaaggaaaaactcCCATTTTGTCAAGATTCTATGTTGAGCATCACCATACAAAAAGGAAGAACTCAAATGGAATTTCTTACCCCAAAACATCATTCCTTATCCTCTCTCTCATACTTCACAAATACAGAGATGAAATCACAAAGTTACAAAATGGGTATCGCAAGTTTCGATCTTTCCACTTACCCATCTCATAGTTTCTAGCCTTTCACTCCCTCTAATCTCAAATTATTCTCTCTGAAAAAGCTACGTACAGGCACCACAGATACGGGTCTCATTCATCCATGGCTTCCATTTCTCCACCCACTCCCCATCAGCTCTTCTTCTCCACCCCAAAATTCCATTACCCAACTCCATTTTTGAAACCATATGCACCATCCCCGCCATCCCAATACCATACCATCTGCCACTGCCACAACCCTGATTCTCCTTCTCCGTCAGAACCTTCCCTTCCATGGGGATGGGGCTCTGCACTTCAGGACCTCTTTCAAACGGCTTTCAGACGTTTCGATTCTCTGGTGAACAACCGTAACGATGGCTCTAAGGACACGCGTCCCAACGGTGAGGCTCTGCAGGGGCGGGGTGTAGTTGGAGCTGACAAGAAAGATGTGGACGATGATCGGAGTTGGGATTGGGATCGGTGGCGCAAGCATTTTGATGAGGTCGACGAGCAGGAACGCCTCGTTTCTTTTCTTAAGgtatttctatttctatttccCTGTTATTGTTGGAGTTTGATGTGTTCTGGTTTGGAGTTTTCTCGGATCGTTCTAATTAGCTTCTGAAATTATTagaattaggaaaagaggaaaGAGTTTACTGCAATTTAATAGGAAGAAAAGTATGGAGCAATGAGTGAAATTGCTATGGAGGAGGCTGAAACAGATTAAGGCAAGAAGAACAGAGAAGAATTTCTCTGAATGATTATCGGAGAAAAACTGATTTTATTTCGTTTTTTTTCCTGCGCAGTCGCGTTTAAGTCATGCGGTATATGCAGAGGACTATCAGGATGCTGCTAGGCTCAAGGTAGCGATTGCGGCTTTGGCTACAAACGACACTGTTGGCAGAGCAATGTCTTATCTCCATGTTAGTAAATTTCTCACTCTGATCTGGAACATAATTccaatatttgaaattttgatatcGATTCTTCTTTTTGTCTGTTTGGCATTATTTTACCGTACCCAGAAGTATTCGTCAGTTGAAATTTGATTTGTAATTAAACTTGGTTGGACCACCTAGAACAAGAAGTATTCCATTTGTTGCTTCATTGATATATTCTCCCATGTCCCTTTTTCTTCTATCACAGAGAGCTATAGAGGAGGAGCGGTACCATGATGCGGCCTTCATCCGGGACAATGCTGGCGCTGGGTTGGTGAGATATTCAAAGAGTTTCAAAATAAAGTGCTGGCTATAATATGTTCATCCTCACCCCCTTTGCTCAGTCATTTGGTCCTTGCAGTTTGTGCATGCCTTAAAGATTTTTTGgttgatcgtttaaaaaaacgTTCATGTATTTCAAGCTGGTTGTACTTCGTTTTTGTTCAGTTCTTTTTTCTCGCAAGCCTGGAACTAGTTGTTACTTCTTTACTTTATGGTCTTTAAAGTAACTCAGGAACCCTCTCACTGGAGTCAGCCATTTGCTAAATGAGTTTTATGATTAAGATATAAGAGCAAGAAGTTTGACTTTCTTGGTGATCTTTTTCCAATTTTATTTACGTGCTATGATTGTCTTTCATGATTAAGTAATTACATCTGGATGCTCTTCTTAACAAACTGAAACAGGTTTCACATTTATATTACTACACAAATTTATGATTTTCTACATTTGGTTTCATCCTCTCAGGTTGGATGGTGGTCTGGCATTTCAAAAGACAATCACAATTCTCGTGGTCTGATTATTCGAATAACTGCTGAACATGGAAGATACGTTGCTAGAAGTTACAGTCCTCGGTATGATTTTGTCCTTCAACTGTATTGCACTacacagttctttttttttggcAATTATACATGTCTTCTTTTGTCAACTCTTATCTTGCTGAGGTCATCTACTTTATAAAATGCTCccctaaatattttttatttgctttTATTTTTCCAACTTTTGGTGATAGTGTGTATTAATTCTTTCGTTTGATTGTTCATTGACCGATGGAAACCTCTATTCTACTATTGGGCATCAAACTTtagcttttttatttttatttatttttatattttttttgtgaaaaGGAAACACACTTTTCATTGATTAACGAAAAGAGACAAAGTCTAAAAAATTACAAGGAAATATGCAGAAAGAAATACAACCAATGAACAAAATAAAGGTCTAAGCTATCAATGAGACCAAGAACATGAGGAGAGAATCCAATAGTGATACAAATACAAAATGACCCTAAAGTCAAAAATAAGATAGTGAACACAAAAACTGCTGATTATTCGGAGGGAAGATTAAAGCCAGCCAATTCATTTTGCAGTAGAAAAGCTAATGCTTTCTGAAAAGTCTCAATGATCCTTGTTTTTAAAGACTTTATAATTTGCTGCTGCAGTAAAGAAATCTTGATTTTTGTTTCTCAACTTCCTCAGACAGCTTGCCACAGCTGCAGATGGTGTCCCCTTGTTTGAGATTTTTCTCAGAGTGAACAAAATGGGCGAATATAAACAGCAGGTACCTGTCTTAAAGCATCTAATATTATTTACTgtgcaaataatttttttttttttgataagcTTACTAACATAACATGGTGGGTCAGCCGTAAGTGTTGTAGAATTAGAAAGGGACTTAGAATGTTGGTCCAATGATTTTGAGATGATCTCAGACCCTAGGATTAATAGAGGCAATGCCAACTTTTGATTCAATCGGTCCTGAGTAGCATTCCTATTTACTTCTTGTCTTATTTTAGAGTCCCGTCTTCAATTGTCTTATTTTCTTTGTGCATTGTGTTGGAAAGTTTTTACTTTCAATTCTGCTGCTACTTTGCTAGGTGATCTGTTACAGCCAAGCAGATTCGACCACACACATTTATCAACTTACATAACCCAGAAATGTTGGTTATGAGTCTTCGTTTTTTCATAACAAACTGACTTAATAAAAAGCTTGATGCTGAGTATTTCTCAATTGCATCTTTTGGTGGCTTGTTGAGGTTTGTGCAATTTTCTGAGGTCTTTGGATTGTGAGGAATAATAGATTATTGTTAGGCTTAGGGGGTTTAGATGTCTAATGAGGACGTGTGGGTTGTTAGGTTCTATGTTTCTCTTTGGCCTTGTTAAGGTTTTTTGTAATTATCTTATAGGTTTTATTTTTGCTTGATTGGTTTCTTTTTTCCCTCGCCCCATTCTTAGATTGGCTCCTTTTGTTGAGggcttatttatttatttccaaTGAAAGCTTGGAATTGCTTAAAGAAAATTATCTCTTAAATGCTTCTTTACAAATGATTGATAACTGTCCATGCATTCTTTATCGTCATACGAATAGGTTAGTTTTAGATTGAATATTTAGAACctgttttaaaatgttataacGGCTACAATTGGCTACTCAAGGCATTCTTTTTGGGGTGTTCAGGCTGTGTACTTGAAGCGAAAAGGAGTTTTATCTGATAATTCAAATGGTCCGTTTAAAGGATTAGATTCACCTAGTGTATTAAATCCCTTGGACCCCATTGAAGAAAAAGACGATCTTTTCATTATAGGTGGTGAAGAAGCTGAAGATGTTGACATTAGGAGTGAAGATTCTGATATAGCTGTTGGATTTCCAGTCTTTCAGAATATCTTGAGAGATATGATTCCTGGAGTGAAGGTCAAGGTTTTGAAGCTGTCAACTCCTGGAAAGGTTGACAAAGACGTGATATCTAAGGTGATTGAGCAAATAATtgaggaggaagaagatgaagaagaggaagatgagGACGATGGAGAAAGTGAGAAAGATACTGACTTTGAAGATTTAGAAGTGGAAGATAAGATTAAGGATGACCACCAAGAGAAAGATGCTGGCTTGGATGCTGATGATGGTTTCCTTGAAAATCAGGGACGAAATGAAGTTGCCGTCAAAATCATTGTTGGTGGTTTAGTGCAGAAGCTTTCTGGCGGTGTTTCTTCTAAAAATGTAAGAGTGCCtgcaaaattagaaaagaaggggcgttcttcattttctttctccATTGAGAATGATGTGAACGAGCATGACTCCCTTGGAAAGGAACTAAAGTCAGTGGATAGGAAGTCCAAGCCTCGAGGTCAAGGTAGCATTGACCATGTTATGCTTGATTTAGCCAAATTTGTTGGCAAAGAGAAGATACCGTTGAAGGTTGGTTTAAAATTCTTGCATGTTAATATTGTAGTTGTTGGTCAGTTTAGCAATCCTTAGGTGGTAAATTTTTTAGTCTTACTTAGTCATGCCTTGACCCTCTTTTTCCTTTTGTGCGTTATGAACTTGTTTTTTCAGGCACTCAAAGATTTGAGTGAGTTAATAAAGCTATCCATCAGCCAGGCACAAAACTATCAACCTCTTTCTGGATCCACCAGTTTCGATCGCATTGAaattcccacttcttcagaTCCTCTAAATGGTATTGTTCTAGTATTTTTCTAGGGTTATTTTTCCATTCAAGTATCAAAAATAGCTCACATCGAGGCATCATGGAGAAATCATTCTTTTTCAGGACTGTACATAGGGGCACATGGAATATATACATCAGAAATTATTCATCTAAGACGCAGATTTGGTCGATGGCAAGAGGACGGAGGAGGGGATAAGGAGCCTTCAAAGCTTGAATTTTATGAATATGTAGAAGCCTGGAAAGTTATTGGGGATCCATACGTACCCGCTGGAAAGGTAATTGGCTAATTGCTCATTTCTCAGCTTTGACATTTTTGTAAACGGAAACCATTGAGTTTGCCTCCAAATATTTGAATGCACatgtttcttttatttgtttactCGGATATTCCATCAAAAGTCTTGTGGGAGTAGTATTGATTATTGTCATGGAATTTCAGGTGGCATTTCGGGCAAAGGTTGGAAAAAGATACCAACTTCCTCATAAAGGGATCATTCCCGAAGAATTTGGAGTGgtaatttttattctttatcAACTAAAATTTGATCCTTTTGTCTCCTCTTGACACTGAATGTTCTTGTGGCATCTTTGGTTTGTTTTATCCTAGGTGGCTAGATATAAAGGACAAGGTAGGCTAGCTGAGCCAGGTTTTCGCAATCCACGATGGGTTGATGGTGAACTTGTTATTCTTGATGGAAAGGTTTGGAGTTCtctgtttattttatttttatgatttCTTAATCAACCCCTTCTATATATCTTTGGGTGATGTTGTTCCATCTGTTACAAAGCTTGAGTCTAATCTATCCCCTTCTGCAGTACATCAAAGGGGGACCTGTTGTTGGATTTGTTTATTGGGCTCCTGAATTTCATTTCCTGGTGTTTTTTAATCGGTTGAGGCTGCAAGAGTAGATTTCATCTTATTTTAACCTGAAATCTTGTGCTTGTCAATTCATTTGTGCTTCCACCGATTCTTTAAGGGTAAGATCATCCTTCTAATTTATAACATCTACATCTTTGCACAGTTTGGGTACCTTTCCTAACCAATTAATGATCTCAATTGgttacacacacatatataaacaTGATCTCAAAAAGTTTAGCATGTGCTTATTAAAAAATGTATTCATATGTGTGTAATGTATGGTTTTTGCTCTTATAATATATTAAGGTTTTTCAAATGTTACTACTTACGTCTATTTCTTAACCTAACTAGTGTTAGAGCTAATGTGTCATTGTACCCGTGTTGTATCTCTGTTcttttgtttatgtttatgttctTAGGTGTGTGAAAGCTTGTCCCTAGGTAGGGGTAGCTCCCAGGATAGTGAAGGGTTGAAGTAAGGCACCCTCTCCAAATCGCACAGAGGTGCTTTAGTACAAGTGCACACACAAATCAATGTGCTTTGAAGCCATGAAAAATTTCTTAAATACTAGCAGGAAATTTTCTACTTTCCTTGATTACCACAAAAATTccattttcttataattttattattttatatactTTTCAATGCATCAAAAAGTACATACTTTCTCTATCGTGCTCTTCAAAAAGTGCACATGCATTTTTCTTTTCGCCTGGCAATTAAGCTCTAGAGAAGGCTGTTGCATTGTAGTGTCTGTGACTTGAACTAAAAAAAACGTTTAACGATCCAGAGTTAACAAATCAattgaaaatttagaatttctattgggttgttttcaaatatagcaaaatgagctaaaataattacaaaatattgcaatattttagattctatcgatgatagataCTAATAGAAGTCGATTTCTATCCGGATCTATCATTTATAGATTATGAAATTTTGCTACatttgtatatattttcaactgttttgctatttgaaataattttccATTTCTAAATTAAACCATCCGAAAACCTtgtttctttgaaaattttctgCGGAAAAGCTTAAAGGAAGTTTTTAATTAGATGCCATAAGTTCCTTCCATGGTACTCAAGTTCTACATAGCATTGGTTTGAAAGAGTTCAATGGTTTTTGCATAATATGTCCATTCCATGGTTTGTTTTATTTCAGCTCGATTTCAAGCTTCTTCACGTTCCATCTGCATTGTTTTTAGTTCTCCTGCttagtctttttcttttcccttttagTTTCCTTGTACTTTGATCATTAAGCATTAGTCTCCTTTCTTTCCTTAATCAACGAaaaactttcttcttcttcttcttcttcttcttcttcttcttctatcaAAGAACTCATTTAGATGTAGCCTTATCCGTTTATCAATAAAATCTTTTCTTATATTGAAGAAGAAATTGCCATTCATATAAACCATAGTTGCATTCTTGCAGTGATCTTGATACTTACCATTTTGTTCTCATTTTTTGTGATGTAGTTATGGTTATATGGCAGTTTTAGAGGATTTAAAGCCCTCGTTTAAAGATAAGCAGTTTAGCAGCAGGCAAAGCGAGCCATTGGTTATCCAACTGACTTATCACCCTTGTCTGACAAACTTGATCACCAAAGCTTGGTCCACACTGACACTTGGTACTCCTGATTTCTTCCTTCTCTGGGCAATTCTTTCCCTGCTTTTGTATATATCAATCTGTTCTCTTGCTCCATCAATTCTTAACCATCGAGTTTTGTGGTTTGAGATATCACTTAGCCATACTTATTCATAAGCTGTAGTAGATTGAGATGTCATTTGTAAGACAGGTTTTCTGGAGGTTATCTAATTGTTTGTAACCACCTTAATCCACTTTGAAGTCTGGAACGATAATCGTCATCTGTTAATATTATGACAAATTATTAGTATTTCGATGAATCGTGCTACCTACCACTCTTGTAATCTTCTTCGTGCGTGTTCACCTTTGGCCTTGCTTGGGTTTAGGGTAGGCTTAAAATGTCCACAATCACGGAAATGATGATGTTTCAATTTTATGGGAATATCGTAAAATGTTGATGTGGATAAAAGTATCCAAAAATGTAACGTATATATCGATGAATATTTAAGAGAAATACTATtgtaaattatttaattagtaaatgaatatttgaactatgttcaaatatagaaaatataaacaaaaaaaatagttataaagtATAGCAAAATGTCATGTTTATTTATGATAGATTGTAATTGATAGACACAAATAGTAGTTTATCTTGGTTTATCGTGATATCACTGTTAGATAAATTGTGTGATGTTTTGTAACATCTGTAAGTATTTTCtaaagttttgtcatttaagataatttcttcaaatatttatatttttaaatcggTTAAATTGTGTATTATTTATATCATATTTATATTAAGAGAACATTTAGATTAGACATATAGAATTGTAGATGTATCTGAGGAAATTTAATTGTATGATTATCTAAAAGCATATGAATTAGTTCctaaattttatttcattttattctttaagcttttaaaattaaatcgtTTAGTCTTGTAAAAGGATCGCCATCATTTTAGTTCACTGATTAACATGCTAGGTGTAGAAAGGTGTCGAATGGAGTTATTAAGTTAAAAGCATATTTAGTTTGTAAAGTGCTAAGTTGTTTAGTTTAGAATTAGGAAGTTTATGTTGTTGAATTGTTTCGTTTTAGTTTAAAAAGTCTATCTTTGGAATGATAACAAAGATCAAGAGTTCATGTTTATGCTTGcactttatttttctctttcgtacaatttttaactttttagttttaaattttattttcatagtAGTAGTATACAATTAGtcactaattaaaaaaaaaacttagcgTTTACTAAGTTATGGAGATGTGGTACACATATGAAATAGAGTGTCTTATAGTTTACAACATATACATCATTTTTGTGGCAATGATAACTCACTGTATAATATGTCTATAGATACCGTTCACGAAGAAGACTATAGATCCTCTTCTTTTAGCGGGAGTTCCATACTCAACGTTTGGAAGATCAAGatcatagtttatttatttggtTACAATTCTTTAACGTTTGGCATTAGAGAGGGCGAACTACTAGTTAAGCATGGTGGGTTTATATGTTGGTTCCTAGTGATATTTTGTTGGCTATGATTGCTCCTCTTTCCTTAGCCATGTACAAGCCTACATGATGCATGAACTCCTGCCACACAAAAACAAACTTAAATAGTTAAATCCTATACTTCATATTGAAGAAAAAAGAGTGCATTTAAATAGTTAAAAAGAAAGGACATAGAATATTTGCTCTaaaagtattttcaaattttgggggtttttttttttttttttttttttctttatcttaTTCAATTCAGTCTTCTGTAAAGACTAAATGTTATTGAACAAAGCAACATATGGGAAGCCACTTAGTGTGAGGttttgaaagaaacaaaattgaaagacaaatataaattttatagcATATGTGAATTTTGAAGGAAGAATCGTTGATTTTATGGCTTA
It contains:
- the LOC103495391 gene encoding protein EXECUTER 1, chloroplastic; translated protein: MASISPPTPHQLFFSTPKFHYPTPFLKPYAPSPPSQYHTICHCHNPDSPSPSEPSLPWGWGSALQDLFQTAFRRFDSLVNNRNDGSKDTRPNGEALQGRGVVGADKKDVDDDRSWDWDRWRKHFDEVDEQERLVSFLKSRLSHAVYAEDYQDAARLKVAIAALATNDTVGRAMSYLHRAIEEERYHDAAFIRDNAGAGLVGWWSGISKDNHNSRGLIIRITAEHGRYVARSYSPRQLATAADGVPLFEIFLRVNKMGEYKQQAVYLKRKGVLSDNSNGPFKGLDSPSVLNPLDPIEEKDDLFIIGGEEAEDVDIRSEDSDIAVGFPVFQNILRDMIPGVKVKVLKLSTPGKVDKDVISKVIEQIIEEEEDEEEEDEDDGESEKDTDFEDLEVEDKIKDDHQEKDAGLDADDGFLENQGRNEVAVKIIVGGLVQKLSGGVSSKNVRVPAKLEKKGRSSFSFSIENDVNEHDSLGKELKSVDRKSKPRGQGSIDHVMLDLAKFVGKEKIPLKALKDLSELIKLSISQAQNYQPLSGSTSFDRIEIPTSSDPLNGLYIGAHGIYTSEIIHLRRRFGRWQEDGGGDKEPSKLEFYEYVEAWKVIGDPYVPAGKVAFRAKVGKRYQLPHKGIIPEEFGVVARYKGQGRLAEPGFRNPRWVDGELVILDGKYIKGGPVVGFVYWAPEFHFLVFFNRLRLQE